Part of the Candidatus Hydrogenedens sp. genome, AGATGTCTTTATTTCTGTGAAGTTGGCGTTTTTTTTGCTAAATATTTAATACCCCTGATGCCCGACGCATAAAGACGGTGAATGATACATGCCTGTGATGCAGTTTCATTCGCCGTCTATTTTTTTATAAATAAGGAATAATATTTTATTTTGATAAGTTTATTTTTTGATATAATTATAAAAATTTCATGATAGAGCAATATAAAGGGCATTGTTATGCTGGATGGAAGGTTGTCATCATGTATTAATCATCCTTCGGTTTCCGCCGTTGCACGATGTAAACAATGTGGAAAACCTGTTTGTGGGGCGTGTGTAATTAGTTCTCCGTTAGGCTCTTTTTGTTCCGATGCGTGTCGCGAACGATTTGAAGCGTTTTCAAAACGCGTAAAGGAATTAGACCGTGACACAGCCCGTGCTCGATGGAATATCGGAACAAAGTTGAGGCAATTTTTTTCTTTCCTTATTTTCGTTGTTGTAGTTCTAATTACTCTGGGTGTAATTGGAACTTTATTTAATATTCCTGTTTTATCGCAGGCTGTTTTTTTCGTTCGTTCATGGCTGGGTATTTAACAAACTATAAGGAGGGCTGTTTATGGATTTAAGTGGATTAAAATGGCCATTAATCATTCTTATCCTCGTCGTTATCGGCTGGTTAGGCTCCAGCGGAGGTGTCAACTATATGGTGAATAATTTTACGAAGGCAACACCGGGAGTTGACGCTCAACGCGATAAAATTGATGAAGCCGGTCTAACACGCGTTGCAGGCTATCTGATGATGCTCTTGAGATGGGAGCGGTCAAAAGATGTCCTTGAAACTGTCATCAACCGATATGGAAATACCGGTGCGAACTATTGGTATAACATGTATCGTTTAGCAAAATGCTATGAAAAATTGGGGCGTTATCAGGACGCTTATAATATACTCAGAGACCTTGCCCAATTAAATGCTCATCAAATGGATGACCGCGTTCCTGAGTTTGATAACCTTAACCTACGCGCTAATAAATTAAAAGAAGTTCACAATTTACAATAAGTTCATGAATAAATCAAATATTATTTATGGTCGCACTCCTGTTTTGACCTGTCTTCAAGCAGGACGCCGTCCTGTTTATAAAATATACATTCAACAAGGTCTTTCTCTGACAGAATTTAAAAAATGGGAAGGTCATATTCCGATAGAGGAAAAACCTCGGGGCTATTTAGACCGAATAACGAAAAATGGGGTACATCAAGGGATTGTTGCAGAGGTAGAGGAACTTCACCTTTTGAACTTTGATGATTTCCTGCAAAATTATTCGGCACAGACAAAAAAAATGGTCGTTTTAGACCATTTAGAAGACCCTCGCAATTTAGGCGCAATTATCCGTTCTGCGGTAGCATTCCATATAAATACAATATTCTTACCGCAGGAAGGTTCCGCTCCAATAACACCCGTCGTCGTAAAAGCAAGCACAGGCGCCATTGAATACGCTCAAATGGTTCAGGTTAAAAGCACACTGCAAACTGTCCGCAAACTTAAAGAACTTGGCTTCGGGATATACGCACTCGACGCTGACGGGAATATAAAACTAAATGAGGTAAAATGGCAAAATCAGAGCGTCCTTGTAATTGGCAGCGAGGGAAAAGGAATTCGCCCATTAATCAAACGAGAATGCGATTATGTCATATCCATACCTACAAAACCGCCTATGGAACAACTCAATGCCAGTGTAAGTGCCAGCATTGCCTTCTATGCGATGTCCCTATCAGGATGATTTGTGATACGATAATTGCTTTATCCAAAAACGAAAAAAAGAAAGGTAACTGCTATGTTTTTGCGACTGTGCTTCCTATGTATACTCTTATTTAATACTCCATGGGCTTCCTCAGAATTCTGGTATGAAAATGCAAAGGTTGGAATGGAAGTCGGTCCTACAGGGGCACAATGGGGTTTTTCTGCTGTAATGGATGAACGATATTGCTCGAAATTGGACGGTGCAGAAATTGTTCGCAAATGCCATCAAGCACATTGTGATTATATTGTTGTATGGGTTCGAGATGGGGATTATGCATATTACAATTCAAAAATTCTACAGAAAGCACCGGGACTAAAAGACCGTGACCCACTTCAGGAAGCTGTCAACGAGGCAAAAAAATATAATATGCCTGTAATTGCTTATTGCGTGGTTCAGCAGGGAGGACATTACATTGAACAACATCCGGAGTTCCTTATGTATAGCCTTGATGGAAAACCTATTTATCATCGTTTTTGCTATAACTCGGGATATCTGGAAGTAATGAAACAGATTGTTGATGAAATTATGGATTATGGCATTCAGGGCTTTCATATTGACATGATAGACCAGGGCTTTAGACCACCCTACGGTTGCGCCTGTCCTGTATGTAAAAAGATGTTTAAGGAACAGTATGGATTAGAAATACCAACCTCAGTTACCTGGGATAATACATGGAAAAAGTTCTTGGAGTTCCGCTATAAAAGTAGTGAACAATTTGAAAAAAAATTATATGAATATATTAAACATCGCGATGCAAAAGTTTCTGTAGATTTTAATTATCATGGCAATCCTCCCTTCAGTTTCGAGGTGGGTCAGCGTCCTGTTCAACATGGGGAAAATGGAGATTTCATCACTGGAGAAACAGGTATTTGGGGATTTAGTGCCTTGACTGTCGGGCTTAATGCAGAATTTTATCGTTCTGTGGTTCCTCATCAACGAGTTCAGGTAGCTATACAACGAGGTGTTCGCATGTATCACGACCAGACAACACGCCCCCTGAATGATATTCGCTGGGAATTGTTAACATTGTTTGCTCATGGCTCCTTCGTTACAATGGTGGACAAACTGGGCTTTGATGGCACATTAGACCCTGTTGCCTATAACCGTATCGGTAAAGCCTTTCAGGAAATTCATGAAAAAAAATCCTTCTTCTATCATAAACCCGTATATGAAGTAGGCATCTACTTCAGCAGCAAAACACGAGATTGGGTTGCAAGGGAAAATCCTTCAAATTACTTTGCCTCATTTCTGGGAACACATAAAGCAATGGTATATGAACACATTCCCTGGGGTATTTTGTTAGATGAGAACTGTACCTATGAAAAATTATTAGAATTTCCGATAGTTATTCTGCCCAATGCAGGCGTTTTATCATCAGAAGAAATAGATATGCTTACAAAATATGTGCATGATGGAGGAAAACTAATTATTACAGGGCTAACGGGTTGCTACGATGATTGGGGAAACATCAGCACATATAGATTAGAACCTTTGACAGGTTGTAAATTTATATCAAAAATGGATAGTGAA contains:
- a CDS encoding tetratricopeptide repeat protein: MDLSGLKWPLIILILVVIGWLGSSGGVNYMVNNFTKATPGVDAQRDKIDEAGLTRVAGYLMMLLRWERSKDVLETVINRYGNTGANYWYNMYRLAKCYEKLGRYQDAYNILRDLAQLNAHQMDDRVPEFDNLNLRANKLKEVHNLQ
- the rlmB gene encoding 23S rRNA (guanosine(2251)-2'-O)-methyltransferase RlmB, coding for MNKSNIIYGRTPVLTCLQAGRRPVYKIYIQQGLSLTEFKKWEGHIPIEEKPRGYLDRITKNGVHQGIVAEVEELHLLNFDDFLQNYSAQTKKMVVLDHLEDPRNLGAIIRSAVAFHINTIFLPQEGSAPITPVVVKASTGAIEYAQMVQVKSTLQTVRKLKELGFGIYALDADGNIKLNEVKWQNQSVLVIGSEGKGIRPLIKRECDYVISIPTKPPMEQLNASVSASIAFYAMSLSG